A genomic region of Papaver somniferum cultivar HN1 chromosome 7, ASM357369v1, whole genome shotgun sequence contains the following coding sequences:
- the LOC113294767 gene encoding uncharacterized protein LOC113294767, whose translation MKESDEVAEESEKDQSMSDGGNEDEAEDDWRIPIHQYLGKGTLPADIKEARKLESKEAMYNLRDGILYRRSFLGPLMRCLSRTEGRKILHDIHSGDAGNHGGRRSLAVKAKMQGYYWLSMDGFKERG comes from the coding sequence ATGAAAGAATCGGATGAAGTAGCTGAGGAGTCTGAAAAGGACCAATCCATGTCTGACGGAGGCAATGAAGACGAAGCAGaagatgattggaggattccGATCCACCAGTATCTGGGTAAAGGTACCTTACCAGCTGATATTAAGGAAGCTCGAAAGCTCGAATCAAAGGAAGCAATGTACAACCTTCGTGATGGGATACTGTATAGGAGGTCATTTCTCGGACCActaatgcggtgcctctcacgaaccgaagGGAGGAAAATACTCcacgatatacacagcggagatgcAGGCAACCACGGCGGAAGAAGATCCTTGGcggtcaaagccaaaatgcaaggatactattggttAAGCATGGACGGattcaaagaacgtggctaa